One stretch of Shewanella sp. Arc9-LZ DNA includes these proteins:
- a CDS encoding TetR/AcrR family transcriptional regulator: MTSPHTSPSPKPRRGRPPKVSRDNPDTRAELIRSGLEQLTEQGFASSGIEPILKKVGVPKGSFYHYFASKEVFGQAVLQNYAEYFLHKLEIHLLDEAYLPLTRIRHFVDDAKAGMIRYQFKRGCLVGNLGQEIGVLPDSFRPQIIAIFLSWQDCLARCLKAAQSLGQIAATADCDALAESFWVGWEGAVSRAKLVQDERPLDNYYDHFMAALAK, encoded by the coding sequence AGACCTCCCAAAGTATCGCGAGATAATCCAGATACTCGGGCAGAGCTTATTCGTAGTGGTCTTGAGCAACTGACAGAGCAAGGTTTTGCCTCATCGGGTATTGAACCCATTTTGAAAAAGGTGGGCGTTCCGAAAGGCTCTTTTTATCATTATTTTGCGAGTAAAGAAGTCTTTGGCCAAGCGGTATTGCAGAACTATGCTGAATATTTTTTACATAAACTTGAAATTCATTTGCTTGATGAAGCTTATTTACCATTAACGCGGATTAGGCACTTCGTTGATGATGCTAAGGCCGGAATGATTCGATACCAATTTAAACGCGGTTGTTTAGTGGGTAATTTGGGTCAAGAAATTGGCGTTTTGCCAGACAGCTTTAGACCGCAAATTATTGCGATTTTTCTGAGTTGGCAAGATTGTTTAGCTCGTTGCCTCAAAGCTGCACAATCACTCGGACAAATAGCTGCAACGGCAGATTGTGATGCCCTAGCTGAAAGTTTTTGGGTTGGCTGGGAAGGAGCGGTAAGCCGTGCAAAGTTAGTTCAAGATGAACGCCCACTTGATAACTACTATGATCATTTTATGGCAGCGTTAGCAAAATAA
- a CDS encoding MDR family oxidoreductase: MFNGMLIEKDDQGYRTTVKSIDESVLPEGDVTVKVLYSTLNYKDALAITGKAPVVRTFPMVPGIDLVGIVEHSDNDKFATGDTVLLNGFGVGENHCGGLATKARLKSEWLIPLPKAFSPQQAMAIGTAGYTAMLCVMALEKNGVTPDKGEVLVTGANGGVGSFAIAILAKLGYHVVASTGRMDESDYLRKLGAKDIIDRATLSEAGRPLAKERWAGAVDSVGSHTLANVCASTKYGGTVAACGLAQGMDFPASVAPFILRCVTLAGVDSVMRPLADRIEAWQRLGEILDVGVFDDIVHEISLTEAIDVASDLLAGKVRGRVVVDVNR; this comes from the coding sequence ATGTTTAATGGCATGTTGATCGAAAAAGACGACCAAGGTTACCGCACCACAGTAAAAAGCATCGATGAAAGCGTGTTGCCTGAAGGTGATGTGACGGTAAAAGTGCTCTATAGCACGCTTAATTACAAAGATGCGCTAGCGATTACCGGTAAAGCACCTGTAGTGAGAACTTTCCCTATGGTGCCAGGCATTGATCTAGTAGGCATTGTGGAACATAGCGATAATGATAAATTTGCCACAGGTGATACAGTATTATTGAATGGTTTTGGGGTAGGTGAAAATCATTGTGGTGGCTTGGCTACAAAAGCGCGTTTAAAAAGTGAATGGCTTATTCCATTACCAAAGGCATTTTCACCACAACAAGCTATGGCGATTGGCACTGCAGGTTATACCGCAATGTTATGTGTGATGGCTCTTGAGAAAAATGGCGTAACGCCAGACAAAGGTGAGGTGCTAGTTACTGGTGCTAATGGCGGAGTCGGCAGTTTTGCTATCGCTATTTTAGCCAAGTTAGGCTATCACGTCGTCGCCTCGACTGGCCGAATGGATGAAAGTGACTACCTAAGAAAGTTAGGTGCCAAAGACATTATCGATCGCGCAACATTGTCAGAAGCTGGTCGTCCATTGGCTAAAGAGCGTTGGGCTGGTGCTGTTGATTCTGTCGGCAGCCATACCTTAGCCAATGTGTGTGCTAGTACCAAGTATGGCGGAACGGTTGCTGCTTGTGGTTTGGCACAGGGAATGGATTTTCCTGCCAGCGTAGCGCCATTTATTTTACGTTGCGTGACCCTAGCGGGCGTCGACAGTGTAATGCGACCTTTAGCTGACCGTATTGAGGCATGGCAACGTCTAGGCGAAATCTTGGATGTTGGTGTGTTCGATGACATTGTTCATGAAATCAGCTTGACTGAAGCGATTGATGTGGCAAGTGATTTGTTAGCTGGTAAGGTTCGTGGCCGTGTGGTTGTTGATGTAAATCGTTAA
- a CDS encoding bifunctional diguanylate cyclase/phosphodiesterase, giving the protein MKQFFVLNTISKKLQFILMSVALISTLTVTSIFSAFELSSAKREQVESLHSLSQMLSPNITAALLFDDQDAIQELINPILLRSDVLSVSVTNIEGVVLAQALSKRPSMTQIDDDLNDITQVMTPLTLDKQQYGDLHISVDDSIITDRITFYGQFIVLLLLSSLCASFFLSLFLRRKFLSPMLYLAKISQKITVSQDYSLRAQVQSEDEIGQLTTCFNSMLDNIEQRESSLESEVQLRTRELENANIQLHEYAYQDGLTLLPNRRFFYEKLQSLIDTDDMFFALIFIDLDGFKEINDSLGHEYGDLLLHQVAKRLRGCVRDHDTVARLGGDEFTLILEDVSDLEHAATIAEKVKNSLMQCISIKEVQVNVTGSIGLTFYPADGQNVEALVKHADQAMYLSKSKGRNRYEFFSHAIEEQAIEKRRLIEEIRIALKLGQFVLFYQPIFDQSGVNATKAEALIRWNHPQRGLIGPNEFIPVAEQNGLIEEIGNWVRDQAIEDAAHFYQLSGNKMQVSVNTSPLQIDQEGLWVDEWILACNKFNLPRDTMIIEVTENTLMDPDSPIQQQMLRLNNYGIDIAIDDFGVGYSSLAYLQRLDIDILKIDRSFIQHMETNESSIALVRAIITMAHHLKVKVVAEGVETEGQHQLLQQLSCDYLQGYLFARPMPTQHFIDRYILPFPLAAE; this is encoded by the coding sequence ATGAAACAATTTTTCGTGCTAAATACTATCAGTAAAAAATTGCAATTCATTTTAATGAGCGTTGCGCTCATTTCGACACTCACTGTGACATCAATATTCAGCGCCTTCGAGCTGTCTTCCGCTAAAAGAGAACAAGTTGAAAGCCTACACAGCTTGTCGCAAATGTTGTCGCCCAATATCACTGCGGCCTTATTATTTGATGATCAAGACGCCATTCAAGAACTGATTAATCCTATCTTGTTAAGATCAGATGTATTATCTGTCAGCGTCACTAATATTGAAGGTGTTGTGTTAGCTCAGGCATTATCAAAGCGCCCTTCTATGACCCAGATTGATGACGACCTTAATGACATCACTCAAGTGATGACACCATTGACACTCGACAAGCAACAATATGGTGATTTACACATATCAGTAGATGACAGCATTATCACTGATAGAATTACATTTTACGGCCAATTTATTGTGCTATTACTATTATCATCTCTTTGTGCCAGCTTTTTTCTCTCATTATTCTTACGTCGTAAATTTTTAAGTCCAATGTTATATCTCGCTAAAATTTCGCAAAAAATCACCGTGTCACAAGATTACAGCTTGCGTGCTCAAGTACAGTCTGAAGATGAAATTGGTCAGTTAACCACTTGTTTTAATAGTATGTTAGATAATATTGAACAGCGTGAAAGCTCGCTTGAAAGTGAAGTACAACTGCGTACTAGAGAACTAGAGAATGCCAATATTCAATTGCACGAATATGCTTATCAAGATGGCTTAACCCTGCTACCCAATCGACGTTTTTTCTATGAAAAACTGCAGTCGCTTATTGATACAGATGACATGTTTTTTGCGTTAATTTTTATCGATCTCGATGGCTTTAAAGAGATCAACGATTCCTTAGGCCATGAATATGGTGATCTGTTACTGCATCAAGTGGCTAAACGTTTACGTGGATGTGTTCGAGATCATGATACGGTTGCGCGTCTAGGCGGAGACGAGTTCACCTTAATTCTTGAAGATGTGAGTGACTTAGAACACGCTGCAACCATTGCTGAAAAAGTGAAAAATAGCCTGATGCAATGTATTAGCATTAAAGAAGTGCAAGTGAACGTGACAGGTAGCATCGGGCTTACTTTCTACCCTGCCGATGGTCAAAATGTTGAAGCGTTAGTCAAACATGCTGATCAAGCCATGTACTTGTCTAAAAGCAAAGGGCGTAATCGTTATGAATTTTTCTCTCATGCTATCGAAGAACAAGCAATTGAGAAACGTCGTCTTATCGAAGAAATCCGCATAGCACTTAAACTCGGTCAATTTGTATTGTTTTACCAACCCATTTTTGACCAATCTGGCGTTAATGCTACCAAGGCAGAAGCACTCATCCGTTGGAATCATCCACAGCGCGGCCTTATTGGTCCAAATGAATTTATTCCGGTGGCTGAACAAAATGGTTTAATAGAAGAAATTGGTAACTGGGTAAGAGACCAAGCGATTGAAGATGCTGCTCATTTTTATCAATTGTCGGGCAACAAAATGCAAGTGAGCGTCAACACCTCACCGTTGCAAATTGATCAGGAGGGTTTGTGGGTCGATGAATGGATATTAGCGTGTAATAAATTCAATTTACCTCGCGATACCATGATTATCGAAGTGACAGAAAACACCTTGATGGACCCAGACTCTCCCATTCAACAGCAAATGCTACGACTCAATAATTATGGTATTGATATCGCCATTGATGATTTTGGAGTCGGGTATTCATCATTAGCCTATTTGCAACGACTCGATATTGATATTCTAAAAATTGACCGATCGTTTATTCAGCACATGGAAACCAATGAAAGTAGCATTGCGTTGGTACGAGCTATTATCACCATGGCACATCATTTGAAAGTTAAAGTCGTAGCCGAGGGTGTTGAAACTGAGGGACAACACCAGTTACTTCAACAACTGTCATGCGATTACTTACAAGGTTATTTATTTGCCAGACCTATGCCAACACAACATTTTATTGACCGTTATATCTTACCGTTCCCACTTGCCGCAGAGTAA
- a CDS encoding YfiR family protein codes for MLTISQGAIADEKEYALKAGFLFNFARYGEWSHHTNTASSFTLCSPDTSFISVSRSILNGRKVNNLPIENVEVSLTEKNLEQCNILFITTDTLESWQQLDNKHLADVMIVGETDNFIEQGGHIRFFLSGGKIRFEVSPEKLKLSGITMSSKVLRLGRVVNN; via the coding sequence TTGCTTACTATAAGCCAAGGCGCGATTGCTGACGAAAAAGAGTATGCACTTAAAGCTGGTTTTTTATTTAACTTTGCCCGTTACGGCGAATGGAGTCATCACACGAATACAGCCAGCTCTTTTACACTGTGCAGCCCTGATACTAGCTTTATTAGTGTCTCGCGCTCAATCCTCAATGGTCGTAAAGTCAATAATTTACCAATAGAAAATGTCGAAGTGAGTCTCACAGAAAAAAACTTAGAACAATGTAATATCTTGTTTATCACAACCGACACCCTTGAATCTTGGCAACAATTGGATAATAAACATCTTGCTGATGTCATGATCGTGGGTGAAACAGACAACTTTATAGAGCAAGGTGGGCATATTCGTTTCTTTTTATCCGGTGGTAAAATTCGTTTTGAAGTCTCACCCGAAAAATTAAAATTATCGGGGATAACAATGAGTTCAAAAGTATTACGCCTAGGTCGAGTAGTGAATAATTAA
- a CDS encoding TonB-dependent siderophore receptor: MKLSPKCLYLFILISPHVIAEEILNNLDLDLDSLMAMDVQVTSAMKRTQSAFETASSIYVLTKEQITRSGVTSVPEALKMVPGLAVRQLDNNQWAISSRGVASRFSSKLLVMVDGQSLYTPKFAAVYWETLNVPLYDIERIEIIRGQGGLLWGSNATNGVINIITKNSIDTRGLYADVSSGSQLNVDTNLRYGGDIGNNGSFRIYGHVKDGQKSDKGIEMEPADFSEQQSVGTRFDFTPNDQWSGLIQGDMTQSTLGQNFRGVVDESNRNISFTDSLDRTDVRVMARLENRISPKANQMLQTSWLKQSGSQTHLQENFESFDVDYQMNFLHQDLQFDWGLNYRYNSISFADSTFVQSDGGFESLHQYGGLAQAQYNVIADKLDLIVGVKVDHNDLTGWENQPLARLVWKPLNNQVLWASVSKSVRVPSLLEFNDNFLIDGQRVEEVSPITTGIPEIDRYYIRTYLNGNDNVKSEKSVSYEMGYRLSDTTWALDLSVYHTDTDDVAVIQIDPNIDQFLPVFALLQAGQIDAAVQALTTTSINFDLVSNAGLTTEGGDVVLSWQPSDNFTAEVGYSYNTFNYDLADNTFPAIGFDSTSRQLFTKADIHFFEQHNIFASLRVENSDAYQTENYTALDLTWNWAFHPNWAFAIMGKNLFAGSHLEYGNDSETYTRSNYIDESVTFKITAKF, translated from the coding sequence TTGAAGTTATCACCAAAATGCTTGTACTTATTTATTTTAATTTCGCCTCATGTCATAGCAGAAGAAATCTTAAACAATCTCGATTTAGATTTAGATTCGCTGATGGCGATGGATGTACAAGTGACTTCGGCGATGAAAAGAACCCAATCAGCCTTTGAAACCGCTTCATCTATATACGTATTAACCAAAGAACAAATCACTCGTTCAGGCGTGACTTCTGTTCCAGAAGCCCTGAAAATGGTACCTGGATTAGCCGTTAGACAACTTGATAATAATCAATGGGCAATTTCTTCTCGTGGTGTTGCATCGCGATTTTCAAGCAAATTACTCGTTATGGTAGACGGTCAAAGTTTGTATACCCCTAAATTTGCCGCCGTGTATTGGGAAACCCTAAACGTACCGTTATACGATATAGAACGTATCGAAATTATCCGCGGTCAAGGTGGGTTACTGTGGGGCAGCAATGCCACTAATGGCGTCATTAATATCATTACTAAAAACAGCATTGATACTCGGGGCCTATATGCTGATGTCAGCAGTGGTAGCCAGCTTAATGTCGATACCAATCTTCGTTATGGTGGCGATATTGGTAATAATGGCAGTTTCAGAATATATGGCCACGTTAAAGATGGCCAGAAGTCTGACAAAGGGATTGAAATGGAGCCGGCTGACTTTTCAGAGCAACAATCTGTAGGCACCCGGTTTGACTTTACCCCAAACGATCAATGGTCAGGACTTATTCAAGGTGATATGACTCAATCTACATTAGGCCAAAATTTTCGCGGCGTCGTGGATGAAAGCAACCGTAATATCTCATTTACTGACAGCTTAGATCGTACCGATGTTCGAGTCATGGCGAGGTTGGAAAATCGTATTTCACCCAAAGCTAACCAAATGCTGCAAACATCTTGGTTAAAACAAAGTGGTAGCCAAACCCATTTACAAGAAAATTTTGAATCTTTTGATGTTGATTATCAGATGAATTTCCTGCACCAAGACTTACAGTTCGATTGGGGGCTAAACTACCGTTACAATTCTATTTCTTTTGCAGACAGTACCTTTGTGCAAAGCGATGGAGGTTTTGAAAGCCTACATCAATATGGTGGATTAGCGCAGGCTCAATATAACGTGATTGCGGACAAATTAGACTTAATTGTGGGTGTCAAAGTTGATCATAACGATTTGACTGGTTGGGAAAACCAACCACTAGCAAGGCTGGTATGGAAACCACTAAATAATCAAGTCTTGTGGGCCTCTGTATCAAAAAGTGTTCGGGTTCCCTCTTTACTTGAATTTAACGACAACTTTCTTATCGATGGACAAAGAGTCGAAGAAGTATCGCCTATCACCACCGGAATACCCGAGATTGATCGTTATTATATCCGCACTTACCTCAATGGTAATGACAACGTAAAGTCAGAAAAATCTGTATCTTATGAAATGGGCTATCGTTTATCTGATACCACATGGGCACTTGACCTATCGGTTTATCATACTGATACCGATGATGTAGCCGTGATCCAAATCGATCCGAATATCGATCAGTTCCTCCCCGTGTTTGCATTGTTACAGGCTGGACAGATTGATGCCGCAGTACAAGCATTGACGACAACATCGATTAATTTTGACTTAGTCTCTAATGCAGGGCTGACCACTGAAGGTGGTGATGTGGTGTTGTCATGGCAACCGTCTGACAACTTTACTGCCGAGGTAGGTTACAGCTATAACACCTTTAATTACGACTTAGCAGACAACACGTTCCCAGCGATTGGCTTTGACTCAACGAGTCGTCAACTGTTTACTAAAGCTGATATACATTTTTTTGAACAGCATAATATTTTTGCCTCACTCAGAGTTGAAAATAGTGATGCCTATCAAACAGAAAATTATACCGCACTCGATTTAACTTGGAATTGGGCTTTTCACCCTAACTGGGCATTCGCCATTATGGGTAAAAACCTGTTTGCAGGTTCACATCTTGAGTATGGCAATGATAGTGAAACGTATACACGATCAAATTATATAGACGAAAGTGTCACTTTTAAAATTACGGCGAAATTCTAA
- a CDS encoding VF530 family protein has translation MVELQQNNPLHGLKSETMISELVAFYDWKILYAALRLECFNTNPNMDACVKFLKKTEWARERVENFYLYRFKRMPKGNSAQFELKPRERGFADGILPRKPQPLTVELVAEMKAKATADYEQMKHNQSRSYASSSSPSYSSSSRSNDSDAATQRSNQNKPQPTFDPNNPWNK, from the coding sequence ATGGTAGAACTGCAGCAAAATAATCCACTTCACGGTTTAAAATCAGAAACGATGATATCTGAGTTAGTGGCATTTTATGATTGGAAAATTCTCTACGCAGCTTTGCGTTTAGAGTGCTTCAATACCAACCCCAATATGGACGCTTGTGTTAAGTTCCTAAAAAAGACGGAATGGGCGAGAGAGCGTGTTGAAAATTTTTATTTGTACCGTTTCAAGCGTATGCCAAAAGGTAACTCTGCACAATTTGAATTAAAACCTCGTGAACGTGGTTTTGCTGACGGTATTTTACCGCGTAAGCCGCAGCCTTTAACGGTTGAGTTAGTTGCCGAAATGAAAGCCAAAGCAACGGCTGATTATGAACAAATGAAACATAATCAAAGTCGTTCATATGCTTCTTCGTCATCACCTTCATATTCCTCATCGAGTCGTTCAAATGACAGCGATGCAGCGACACAGCGTAGTAATCAAAATAAGCCGCAGCCTACATTTGATCCAAACAATCCGTGGAATAAATAA
- a CDS encoding acylase: protein MKLNKILLAIGMASSVAIVGCGDDTQYGKTPQPDPEPEVVTPLLQAFAPNGSLKVQIRRTQYGVPHITADNLESLGFGNGYAQAQDNLCVIADGFIKANSERSMYFGPHASIDFTTGLPTSEDNGNLISDFAYKALKIRQLAENQYPQFSYNSRALMEGFSAGYNQYLADVEAGTQTGEPFCAGQPWVKPISGVDVASYLFSIALLPGAANFLDLIFYANPGDAQEYLPRIIGPAPSTAQTAFVQDMNNKLIARSATITTPETNPRNLGSNGWGLGKDKTENGKGMVLGNPHFPHTGNLRFWQSHLTIPGQMDVMGGSLVGMPGLVNIGFNKDVAWTHTFSTAEHFVMYNLELVAGDRLQYMYDNSPMPITKETVSVLVNAGPAGMLVAEKDIYTTAKGPMVEAPPALAPFGWDDGQAFFIQDANMANKDPLDHWLAMNLASNKDEFQQAFKNYDGVIFNNTMYADKEGNAFYIDDSTVPGFSDLVVDIIKTTPAIQAARAQAGFTILPGNTSVFSYDSPMPYDRAPKLERTDFVQNSNNSFWSTNLAAPLENYSPLYGPERGQLSLRTRMGLTLMDDAAGDDGKFTIEELEAALLSNRAYLAELVLPDLISQCEQQGSTPVMVSATLSKDVSASCAALKSWNGKQDNDSKGGALLREFAHQFNQNTMLTEAFDYMSAATTPNKLNTDGSALVALAHAALNLEAAGFAVDVALGDVQFVEKSLADGSASGVKLPWPGSHNAEGGFNVFSTSLSGDDTLIPQHQYSPVMDVVSGNATASGLTSEGYQVRYGSSWMMTVSFTDDGPKAKGILTYSESSNVLSPSFSDQSELYSSAKQLRPLLFTEAEIQASVESSIELTLQK from the coding sequence ATGAAACTGAATAAAATTTTGCTCGCTATCGGCATGGCTTCTAGCGTTGCGATAGTAGGTTGCGGTGATGACACCCAATACGGTAAAACCCCTCAACCAGATCCAGAACCCGAAGTCGTTACTCCTCTATTACAAGCCTTTGCCCCTAATGGCAGCTTAAAAGTCCAAATTCGCCGAACTCAATATGGTGTACCACACATTACCGCCGACAATTTAGAGAGTCTTGGTTTCGGTAATGGTTATGCCCAAGCACAAGATAATTTATGTGTAATTGCAGATGGCTTTATTAAAGCCAATTCTGAACGGTCGATGTATTTTGGTCCCCATGCTTCGATTGACTTTACTACTGGCCTTCCAACCAGTGAAGATAACGGTAACTTAATTTCTGACTTTGCCTACAAAGCATTGAAAATCAGGCAGCTTGCTGAAAACCAATACCCACAGTTTAGTTATAATTCGCGTGCATTAATGGAGGGTTTCAGTGCGGGTTATAATCAATATCTTGCCGATGTAGAAGCTGGAACTCAAACAGGCGAGCCATTTTGTGCTGGTCAACCGTGGGTTAAACCTATTAGCGGTGTCGATGTAGCAAGCTATCTATTTTCCATCGCGCTATTACCTGGGGCGGCAAACTTTTTAGATTTAATTTTTTACGCCAACCCTGGCGATGCTCAAGAGTATTTACCGCGAATTATTGGGCCTGCACCATCCACTGCACAAACCGCGTTTGTGCAGGATATGAACAACAAATTAATCGCACGGTCTGCAACCATTACCACACCGGAAACTAATCCGCGAAATTTGGGTTCTAATGGTTGGGGTTTAGGTAAGGATAAAACTGAAAATGGTAAAGGTATGGTATTGGGTAATCCACATTTTCCGCATACCGGTAATTTACGCTTTTGGCAGTCGCATTTGACCATACCAGGACAAATGGATGTGATGGGCGGCTCGTTGGTTGGTATGCCTGGATTGGTTAACATTGGTTTTAACAAAGATGTTGCTTGGACGCATACCTTTTCAACCGCAGAACATTTTGTAATGTATAACCTTGAGTTAGTTGCCGGTGATAGATTGCAATATATGTACGATAATTCGCCGATGCCAATCACCAAAGAAACGGTTTCGGTATTAGTTAATGCAGGCCCCGCTGGCATGTTGGTGGCGGAGAAGGATATTTACACTACAGCCAAAGGTCCGATGGTTGAAGCACCACCGGCATTAGCACCATTTGGATGGGACGATGGCCAGGCTTTCTTTATTCAAGATGCCAATATGGCCAATAAAGATCCGCTCGATCATTGGTTAGCCATGAATCTTGCATCCAATAAAGATGAGTTTCAACAAGCGTTTAAAAATTATGATGGGGTTATTTTTAATAACACCATGTATGCGGATAAAGAAGGTAATGCGTTTTATATTGACGACTCAACCGTACCGGGATTTTCTGACTTAGTGGTCGATATTATTAAGACGACCCCAGCGATACAAGCGGCTAGAGCTCAAGCTGGATTTACTATTTTACCCGGTAATACCTCGGTATTTAGTTATGACTCGCCAATGCCTTACGACCGTGCACCTAAGCTTGAACGTACTGACTTTGTACAAAACTCCAACAACTCCTTTTGGTCAACTAACTTAGCGGCACCGCTCGAAAACTACTCTCCTTTATACGGTCCAGAGCGAGGCCAATTATCGTTACGTACTCGTATGGGCTTAACCTTAATGGATGACGCCGCGGGTGATGACGGTAAATTTACTATTGAGGAGCTAGAGGCGGCTTTATTATCCAATCGGGCTTATCTTGCTGAATTGGTGTTACCCGACTTAATCAGCCAGTGCGAGCAACAAGGGTCTACGCCGGTGATGGTTAGCGCAACATTGTCTAAAGATGTCTCGGCATCATGTGCCGCGCTAAAATCGTGGAACGGTAAACAAGATAACGACAGTAAAGGTGGGGCGTTACTTCGTGAGTTTGCCCATCAGTTCAATCAAAACACCATGCTAACCGAAGCATTTGATTATATGAGTGCAGCAACTACGCCCAATAAGCTCAATACTGACGGCAGTGCATTAGTGGCTTTAGCTCATGCAGCTTTGAATCTTGAAGCGGCAGGTTTTGCGGTTGATGTTGCGTTGGGGGATGTGCAGTTTGTTGAAAAGTCACTTGCTGATGGCTCTGCATCTGGGGTGAAGTTACCTTGGCCTGGGAGTCATAATGCGGAAGGTGGATTCAACGTATTCTCGACCAGTTTATCGGGCGATGACACCTTAATACCTCAGCATCAATATAGCCCTGTTATGGATGTTGTTTCTGGTAATGCTACAGCATCAGGATTAACTTCTGAAGGTTACCAAGTGCGTTATGGTTCAAGTTGGATGATGACCGTGAGCTTTACTGATGACGGTCCTAAGGCAAAGGGTATTTTGACTTATTCAGAATCTAGCAATGTGTTGAGTCCAAGTTTTTCCGATCAAAGTGAATTGTATTCCTCGGCAAAACAATTACGTCCATTGCTATTTACTGAGGCAGAAATCCAAGCATCAGTTGAATCTAGCATCGAGCTAACGCTGCAAAAATAA
- a CDS encoding carbon starvation protein A, which translates to MLIFLICIGLLLLGYKFYSPFVERQAGIDPKVKTPQERFNDGVDYVPVHPVKAFLIQFLNIAGVGPIFGPILGALYGPIALVWIVIGNVLGGAVHDYFSGVMSIKEDGKSLPEIAGHYFNVYFKGAMLIFTAMLLFFVGVVFIMSPAGLLSNLDYFKDTFLSNNTFWVLLILGYYFLATLLPIDKIITKLYPAFGLLMIVMTTSIAVALLIHAPQLPTIDSIFAYFDHSHYNNDLLEPNPSGLPVWPLLFVTITCGAISGFHSTQAPIMARCLTNEKYIRPVYYGAMVAEGVVACVWATAGIAAFPGGYIELKSVLDIGGPGMVVNQVATTYLGVAGGVMAIIAVAVFPITSGDTAFRALRLTIIDAFKIPQSVRNRLLVAIPILIIAYFMTKIDFTLIWRYFAFSNMLLSTSVLWLATKYLFDRGTFHWIVSIPAIIGTCVTVSYIMTAGIGFGLPQQLSQPVGIVVGVICLIALIIAHNKRKVITTQ; encoded by the coding sequence ATGCTGATTTTCCTCATTTGTATCGGGCTACTATTGCTCGGGTACAAGTTTTACAGCCCGTTCGTTGAGCGACAAGCAGGTATTGACCCTAAAGTTAAAACCCCTCAAGAACGATTTAATGATGGCGTTGACTATGTACCCGTTCATCCAGTTAAAGCGTTCTTAATTCAATTTCTTAATATCGCCGGTGTCGGACCGATATTTGGGCCAATTTTAGGTGCATTATATGGCCCGATAGCACTGGTTTGGATTGTGATTGGTAATGTACTCGGTGGCGCAGTTCACGATTACTTCTCTGGTGTAATGAGTATAAAAGAAGACGGTAAAAGTTTACCTGAAATTGCTGGCCATTATTTCAATGTGTACTTTAAAGGTGCCATGTTGATATTTACTGCCATGCTACTCTTCTTCGTTGGTGTAGTATTTATCATGAGCCCAGCAGGGTTGTTAAGTAACTTAGATTATTTTAAAGACACTTTTTTGAGTAATAATACCTTTTGGGTATTACTGATTTTGGGTTATTACTTTCTCGCGACTTTGTTACCAATCGATAAAATCATTACCAAACTGTATCCAGCATTTGGTTTATTAATGATTGTGATGACAACCTCTATTGCTGTTGCATTGCTAATCCATGCGCCGCAACTACCGACTATTGACAGTATCTTTGCTTATTTTGATCATAGCCATTATAACAATGACTTATTAGAGCCGAACCCAAGTGGGCTACCTGTATGGCCATTATTGTTTGTCACTATTACCTGTGGCGCAATCAGTGGATTCCATTCAACTCAAGCACCGATTATGGCGCGTTGTTTAACTAACGAAAAATACATTCGTCCAGTTTACTATGGTGCCATGGTAGCAGAAGGTGTCGTGGCATGTGTGTGGGCTACTGCAGGTATCGCAGCTTTCCCTGGTGGTTATATCGAACTTAAGAGTGTTCTCGATATAGGCGGTCCTGGTATGGTTGTTAACCAAGTGGCGACCACTTACCTAGGTGTAGCAGGTGGTGTTATGGCGATTATCGCGGTTGCGGTTTTCCCTATTACCTCTGGTGACACTGCGTTTAGAGCATTACGTTTAACTATTATCGATGCGTTTAAAATTCCGCAAAGTGTCAGAAACCGTTTACTGGTTGCCATTCCGATTCTGATTATTGCTTATTTTATGACTAAGATTGACTTCACCCTAATCTGGCGTTATTTCGCATTCTCAAATATGTTGCTCTCAACTAGCGTATTGTGGCTTGCGACTAAGTATTTGTTTGATCGTGGTACCTTCCATTGGATTGTCAGCATTCCAGCGATTATTGGTACTTGTGTGACTGTGTCGTACATCATGACCGCAGGTATTGGTTTTGGTTTGCCGCAACAGCTGAGCCAGCCAGTGGGTATTGTTGTAGGTGTAATATGTCTTATTGCGCTGATTATTGCGCACAATAAACGCAAAGTGATTACTACTCAGTAA